The Deltaproteobacteria bacterium genome window below encodes:
- a CDS encoding glucose 1-dehydrogenase, which translates to MPDAFDISGRVTIVTGGGTGIGADIASEFCQRGAKVLVTSRTMDHLGPVAEGIRKAGGTIEAMVCDVRQNDQVEAVVKKAVDLWGRIDVLINNAGASFVAHAHDISPNGFATIVAINLNGTFNFSRAAAKVMMEKKTGGNIINISSDSGVGGAASMSHYGAAKAGIINLTRSLAIEWAPYNIRVNCISPGPIETPGVMEVLWPTKELQDKATGATALKRFGTGREVAWPCVFFASDAASYISGANLQVDGCATSAGIPWSKLN; encoded by the coding sequence ATGCCTGATGCATTCGATATTAGTGGAAGGGTAACTATTGTCACCGGCGGTGGTACCGGAATTGGGGCCGATATTGCCAGTGAGTTTTGCCAACGTGGTGCGAAAGTGCTGGTGACCAGCCGTACGATGGATCACCTTGGCCCGGTTGCTGAGGGGATTCGTAAAGCTGGTGGCACGATTGAAGCGATGGTCTGTGATGTGCGGCAGAATGATCAAGTCGAAGCCGTGGTGAAGAAAGCGGTGGATTTGTGGGGTCGTATTGACGTGCTGATCAACAATGCAGGCGCTAGTTTCGTTGCCCATGCGCATGACATTTCTCCCAATGGCTTCGCGACAATTGTCGCGATCAACTTGAATGGCACGTTTAATTTCTCGCGCGCGGCTGCCAAAGTAATGATGGAAAAAAAGACTGGCGGCAATATCATCAACATTTCTTCTGACTCCGGGGTCGGAGGGGCTGCGAGCATGAGCCACTATGGTGCAGCCAAAGCAGGGATCATCAATCTCACGCGTTCACTGGCAATTGAATGGGCACCATACAATATTCGTGTGAATTGTATTTCTCCTGGTCCCATTGAGACACCAGGAGTGATGGAAGTGTTGTGGCCAACCAAGGAGTTACAGGATAAAGCCACTGGTGCGACTGCACTCAAACGGTTTGGCACAGGGCGTGAGGTCGCCTGGCCATGTGTGTTTTTTGCGTCTGACGCGGCAAGTTATATTAGCGGGGCCAACTTGCAAGTTGATGGATGTGCCACGAGTGCTGGGATTCCGTGGAGTAAACTGAATTAG
- a CDS encoding redoxin domain-containing protein, with the protein MARKPIHAPELEGGVAWLNTDHPITLTSLRGKIVLLDFWTYCCINCMHVIPDLKKLEAKYTNQLVVIGVHSAKFPNEGESDNIRQAILRYEIEHPVVNDRDFQIWRRYGPRSWPTLVMIDPLGYVLGGISGEGHYDKLDDLIGRLIMEHRARGTLNEEPLKLTLEKSRFATPVLSFPGKVLADANDDRLFIADSNHNRIVIATKAGKVIDVAGAGEIGAADGGFAEATFNHPQGMALDGGVLYVADTENHLLRRLNLKARTVTTIAGTGVQALGRYERGAARQVALSSPWDLTLEKGILYIAMAGPHQIWAMNLQHEEIGPYAGSSHEDRIDGPLMEAALAQPSGITSDGTNLFVADSEVSAIRSVSLNPRGHVATVVGLALFEFGDVDGQGEMVRLQHPLGVEYYNGIVYVADTYNHKIKAIGPQLQTSVTFLGTGKPGLRDGELPQFYEPAGLSIADGKMYIADTNNHVIRVADLRTKQVTTLQLTGLTESAGGAVADIWPNLEEVHVQAYTVRSGQSRLTLDIEIPAPYKLNPGSPLEYRVDIQTAAQQPKKRTTVKDGQFPLQIPLTLSEGKTEIRASVSFVYCRDGEEGVCIIKSVRWTIPVTATKDGKEELRVSHPLVPLQFENQDRSL; encoded by the coding sequence ATGGCCCGCAAACCCATTCATGCACCCGAATTAGAGGGCGGAGTTGCTTGGCTGAACACCGACCATCCCATCACCCTGACCAGTTTGCGAGGCAAGATTGTTCTCCTCGATTTCTGGACCTATTGCTGCATCAACTGCATGCATGTCATTCCTGACCTGAAAAAACTTGAAGCGAAGTATACAAACCAACTAGTTGTGATAGGCGTGCATTCGGCGAAATTCCCCAATGAAGGCGAGTCCGACAACATTCGCCAGGCGATTTTGCGCTATGAAATCGAGCATCCTGTGGTCAATGATCGGGATTTTCAGATTTGGCGACGCTATGGACCACGTTCATGGCCGACGCTGGTCATGATTGATCCCCTTGGTTACGTGTTGGGTGGTATCTCGGGGGAAGGCCATTACGACAAGCTCGATGATCTCATTGGCCGACTGATCATGGAGCATCGTGCGCGTGGCACCCTGAACGAAGAACCTCTCAAGCTGACCTTAGAGAAGTCGCGCTTTGCTACGCCGGTCCTTTCATTCCCTGGAAAAGTGTTGGCTGACGCGAACGACGATCGTTTGTTTATCGCCGACTCAAATCACAACCGGATTGTTATTGCGACGAAAGCGGGAAAAGTGATCGATGTTGCTGGCGCCGGTGAAATCGGTGCCGCAGATGGCGGCTTTGCTGAGGCGACCTTCAATCATCCACAAGGGATGGCTCTTGATGGTGGCGTGCTCTATGTCGCGGATACCGAGAATCACCTGCTCCGGCGGTTGAATTTGAAAGCACGAACAGTGACGACGATTGCTGGTACTGGGGTGCAAGCTTTGGGGCGGTACGAGCGTGGTGCGGCGCGACAGGTGGCACTCAGCTCGCCGTGGGACCTAACGCTGGAAAAAGGGATTCTCTACATCGCTATGGCTGGGCCACATCAGATCTGGGCGATGAACCTGCAACACGAGGAGATTGGGCCCTATGCCGGGTCGAGTCACGAAGATCGGATTGATGGCCCTCTGATGGAAGCTGCGCTTGCCCAGCCGAGTGGTATCACGTCTGATGGCACGAACCTGTTCGTTGCAGATTCTGAGGTGAGCGCGATTCGTTCGGTCAGCCTCAATCCGCGCGGTCATGTGGCCACGGTCGTTGGGCTTGCCCTCTTCGAGTTTGGCGATGTCGATGGACAAGGAGAGATGGTGCGGTTGCAGCACCCTCTCGGAGTTGAGTACTACAATGGCATTGTGTATGTCGCTGACACGTATAATCACAAGATCAAAGCGATTGGACCACAGTTGCAAACCTCGGTGACCTTTCTCGGCACGGGGAAGCCCGGACTGCGTGATGGAGAGCTGCCGCAATTCTATGAGCCTGCTGGTCTCAGTATCGCTGATGGCAAAATGTACATTGCCGATACGAACAACCACGTGATTCGTGTTGCTGATCTTCGTACCAAGCAGGTGACGACTCTTCAACTTACGGGTCTCACTGAGAGTGCTGGAGGTGCTGTTGCCGACATCTGGCCTAATCTCGAAGAAGTTCACGTCCAAGCATACACCGTACGCAGTGGCCAAAGTCGCTTAACCCTCGACATTGAGATTCCAGCGCCGTACAAGCTCAATCCAGGTTCACCGCTGGAGTATCGTGTCGATATTCAGACGGCTGCGCAACAACCGAAGAAACGCACGACGGTCAAAGATGGGCAATTCCCGCTGCAGATCCCTCTTACGCTGAGCGAAGGGAAAACTGAGATTCGCGCCTCAGTGAGTTTTGTCTATTGCCGTGACGGTGAGGAAGGAGTTTGCATTATCAAATCTGTCCGCTGGACGATTCCGGTCACAGCAACCAAAGATGGTAAAGAAGAGTTGCGCGTTTCTCATCCGTTGGTTCCGTTGCAGTTCGAGAACCAGGATCGATCACTATAA
- a CDS encoding acetyl-CoA acetyltransferase, with protein sequence MNIRDKVAVIGAGCSKFGENYDMSAEDMIVSAAYDAYTDAKIDPSQIQAAWVGTLSSANAGNALADPLKLFNIPITRVENYCASGMDAFRNACMAVASGMYDIVLALGFEKLRDSGQRGLGTFGNHPVVGYGTTAPSLFAMAANRYFSTYGIDKRALAKVAMKNHHNGTMSPKAHFQMEVTEDQVVGAPLICSPLGLFDCCPTTDGAAAVIICKSELAKSFRPDPVLVKGVGLAVTSGEPYLKPGFAYTGFPATTQAAQSAYEQAGVTVKDIDLVECHDCFTITEILNIEDLGIAKKGEGWRYVEEGRAAIGGEIPVNPSGGLKSFGHPIGATGIRMIYEVSQHLWNKAGARQVKNAEVGLAHNLGGPGSVGCVTILANK encoded by the coding sequence ATGAATATTCGCGATAAAGTGGCAGTGATTGGAGCTGGCTGCAGTAAATTCGGCGAAAACTATGACATGAGCGCCGAGGACATGATTGTCTCTGCGGCTTATGATGCGTACACCGATGCCAAGATTGATCCCAGCCAGATTCAAGCCGCCTGGGTTGGGACGCTCAGCTCAGCTAATGCTGGTAACGCGCTGGCTGATCCATTGAAGCTGTTCAATATTCCCATCACCCGTGTCGAGAACTACTGTGCGTCAGGTATGGACGCCTTCCGCAACGCCTGCATGGCAGTTGCCTCTGGTATGTATGACATCGTGCTCGCGCTCGGTTTTGAAAAGTTGCGTGACTCCGGCCAGCGTGGTCTTGGCACATTCGGCAACCATCCAGTCGTTGGCTACGGCACGACGGCTCCGTCACTGTTCGCCATGGCCGCCAACCGTTATTTCTCAACCTATGGCATCGACAAACGCGCGCTTGCCAAAGTGGCGATGAAGAATCATCACAACGGCACCATGAGCCCCAAAGCCCACTTCCAGATGGAAGTTACTGAAGATCAGGTGGTCGGCGCACCACTAATCTGTAGCCCACTCGGTTTGTTCGATTGCTGCCCGACCACTGACGGCGCAGCCGCAGTCATCATTTGCAAATCTGAGCTTGCGAAGTCATTCCGTCCTGATCCAGTGCTCGTAAAGGGCGTTGGCTTGGCTGTCACATCTGGTGAGCCATATCTGAAACCCGGATTTGCCTACACTGGCTTCCCGGCGACGACACAAGCTGCGCAGTCGGCGTATGAGCAAGCTGGTGTGACCGTGAAGGACATCGACTTGGTGGAATGCCACGATTGCTTCACCATCACTGAAATTCTCAACATCGAAGACCTCGGCATTGCCAAGAAAGGTGAAGGCTGGAGATACGTCGAAGAAGGCCGCGCTGCCATTGGTGGCGAGATTCCCGTCAATCCTTCCGGTGGTCTGAAGTCATTCGGTCACCCGATCGGCGCTACCGGCATCCGCATGATCTACGAAGTGTCACAGCACTTGTGGAACAAAGCTGGCGCACGGCAAGTGAAGAATGCCGAAGTTGGTCTAGCGCACAACCTTGGTGGTCCGGGGTCGGTTGGGTGTGTGACGATTTTGGCGAATAAGTAA
- a CDS encoding NADP-dependent isocitrate dehydrogenase, protein MAKADKIIYTKTDEAPMLATYSFLPIINAFSKAAGVTVDLRDISLAGRVIAAFPEDLTPQQRQHDALAELGEMAQTPEANIIKLPNISASIPQLKATIKELQSQGYKLPEYPEDPKTDKEREIKTRYDKVKGSAVNPVLREGNSDRRAPLSVKAYARKHPHKMGPWSADSKTHVSHMKGGDFRSNEKSVTLPAATEARIEFVGQDGKVTVLKPKLSLQAGEVLDATFMSKNALRKFLEEQIEESKKQGILFSLHLKATMMKESDPKIFGHAVTVYYKDVFEKHAETLKKLGVDPDNGIGDLYAKISALPETQRKAIEADIQEVYKKRPPMAMVNSDRGITNLHVPSDIIIDASIPPVVRDSGKMYTPDGKMQDCNIVIPDACYAPVYNEVVEFCKKQGAFDPKTMGSVPNVGLMAQAAEEYGSHDKTFKAPGNGTIRIVDASGKTLLESKVEEGDIWRACQVKDAPIQDWVKLAVNRSRATGAPAVFWLNKDRAHDAELIKKVNAYLPKHDTSGLEIHIMSPAEATRFSLERIKEGKDTISVTGNVLRDYLTDLFPILEIGTSAKMLSIVPLLNGGGLFETGAGGSAPKHVQQLQEEGYLRWDSLGEFLALAASLEHLAKAGNNPIAKLLADTLDQANAKFLESNKSPARKVGEIDNRGSHFYLALYWAEALAAQTQDPKLAERFKKIAKDLGDNVAKIDAELLAAQGKPVDLGGYYHPDDAKAAKAMRPSPTLNAIIDAIA, encoded by the coding sequence ATGGCAAAAGCAGACAAGATTATCTACACGAAGACCGATGAAGCTCCGATGTTAGCCACTTATTCGTTCCTGCCAATCATCAACGCCTTTTCCAAAGCGGCAGGTGTCACTGTGGACTTGCGGGACATTTCTCTCGCGGGACGTGTGATCGCTGCGTTTCCGGAAGATCTGACCCCACAACAGCGACAACACGATGCGTTGGCAGAACTCGGCGAAATGGCCCAGACGCCCGAAGCGAACATCATCAAACTGCCGAACATCAGTGCTTCCATTCCTCAGTTAAAGGCAACGATCAAAGAACTGCAAAGCCAGGGCTACAAACTCCCTGAATATCCAGAAGACCCTAAGACCGACAAGGAACGAGAGATCAAGACACGCTATGACAAGGTCAAAGGAAGCGCCGTCAATCCGGTGCTGCGCGAAGGCAACTCTGACCGCCGCGCACCACTCTCTGTGAAAGCCTATGCTCGCAAGCATCCACATAAGATGGGCCCCTGGTCAGCGGACTCCAAGACTCATGTCTCTCACATGAAAGGCGGCGATTTCCGCTCGAATGAAAAATCCGTCACCCTGCCCGCAGCGACCGAAGCACGAATTGAATTCGTCGGGCAAGACGGCAAGGTCACGGTGCTCAAGCCAAAGTTATCGTTGCAGGCTGGTGAAGTGCTTGATGCTACCTTTATGAGCAAGAACGCCCTCCGTAAGTTCCTTGAAGAGCAGATCGAAGAATCCAAGAAACAGGGCATCCTGTTCTCATTACACCTGAAGGCCACCATGATGAAGGAATCTGATCCGAAGATCTTTGGTCATGCGGTCACTGTCTATTACAAGGATGTATTCGAGAAGCACGCCGAGACACTCAAGAAGTTAGGGGTTGATCCAGACAACGGTATCGGTGACCTGTATGCCAAGATCTCAGCGCTTCCAGAGACTCAACGCAAGGCAATCGAAGCTGACATTCAAGAGGTCTACAAGAAACGGCCACCCATGGCGATGGTGAACTCCGATAGAGGCATCACGAACCTACACGTGCCAAGTGACATCATCATTGACGCCTCCATCCCCCCGGTCGTTCGCGATTCCGGTAAGATGTACACTCCTGATGGCAAGATGCAGGACTGTAATATCGTGATTCCCGATGCTTGCTATGCGCCGGTCTACAACGAAGTCGTCGAGTTCTGTAAGAAGCAAGGCGCGTTCGACCCGAAGACGATGGGCAGCGTGCCCAACGTTGGCTTGATGGCACAGGCCGCAGAAGAATACGGCTCGCATGACAAGACCTTCAAAGCACCAGGGAATGGCACGATTCGCATTGTCGATGCCTCCGGCAAGACATTATTGGAAAGCAAGGTTGAAGAAGGTGACATCTGGAGGGCGTGCCAGGTAAAAGATGCACCAATTCAAGATTGGGTAAAACTCGCAGTGAATCGCTCGCGGGCAACCGGAGCGCCGGCGGTATTCTGGCTCAATAAGGATCGCGCCCACGATGCTGAGCTGATCAAGAAAGTGAATGCCTACCTGCCAAAGCATGATACGAGCGGCCTCGAAATCCATATCATGTCGCCAGCCGAGGCGACGCGTTTCTCCTTGGAGCGTATCAAGGAAGGCAAGGACACGATCTCTGTGACCGGTAACGTGTTGCGTGATTATCTCACCGACCTCTTCCCAATTCTTGAAATCGGCACCAGCGCCAAGATGCTCTCAATCGTTCCGTTGCTGAATGGTGGCGGGCTGTTCGAAACTGGTGCGGGCGGATCAGCACCAAAGCACGTGCAACAACTCCAAGAAGAAGGTTATCTGCGTTGGGACTCGCTTGGCGAATTCCTCGCGCTAGCCGCATCATTGGAACATCTGGCAAAAGCGGGGAACAATCCGATTGCCAAGCTTCTAGCAGATACGTTGGATCAAGCCAACGCGAAGTTCCTGGAGAGCAACAAATCCCCAGCGCGAAAGGTCGGCGAGATCGATAATCGTGGCAGCCATTTCTACCTCGCGCTCTACTGGGCGGAAGCGTTGGCTGCGCAGACGCAAGACCCCAAATTAGCCGAACGGTTCAAGAAGATTGCGAAAGATCTCGGTGATAATGTAGCAAAAATCGATGCCGAATTGCTCGCCGCACAAGGCAAGCCAGTTGACCTCGGTGGCTACTATCATCCCGATGATGCCAAGGCTGCCAAAGCAATGCGCCCAAGCCCGACGTTGAACGCGATCATCGATGCGATTGCATAG
- a CDS encoding 3-hydroxy-3-methylglutaryl CoA synthase: MAGIVSFGTYVPNYRLPREIMAKEWGIPSLGGERTVANFDEDSLTLAVNAAVDAFGSRDPKSLAGVFFASTTSPYREKQAAVTVATVLEASEEIRTIDFTDSLRAGTSALLTALDLVTPGKNILVCAGDSRMGEPDSQQEQTFGDAGGAILVGTENVIAEVVGTYTISQEFLGTWRTEEQDYLKSFPGGFETKFGYNRFIAASVQGVLKKCNLTAKDLANAAIAAPSQRVLQSVLKGLGLDAKSQVQDTFWNTIGDAGTAQPLVLLAAVLERAKPGDLILAVGYGDGGDAAVFRVTDAIAGFKAVRSVYSQIEIKRTLPSYGKYARFRKLMKKDYTTTDVSTPVVLLRDQKEILPLHGGKCPKCGTIQFPIHRICIECGYRDGLQEVKLPRKGSVFTFTHDYLTETPDPPTTHVVVDLDGGGRVYVQLTDCEPERVQVGMPLELTFRKYHEGYGLKNYFWKARPVNK, translated from the coding sequence ATGGCAGGTATCGTTTCCTTTGGTACGTATGTTCCTAACTATCGCCTCCCGCGTGAGATCATGGCGAAAGAGTGGGGGATTCCTTCGCTTGGTGGAGAGCGTACGGTTGCGAATTTTGATGAAGATAGTTTGACGTTAGCAGTGAATGCTGCGGTTGATGCGTTTGGTAGCCGTGATCCCAAATCGCTGGCTGGAGTCTTCTTTGCGTCAACTACGTCTCCGTATCGTGAGAAACAAGCAGCGGTGACAGTAGCGACAGTCTTAGAAGCAAGTGAAGAGATCCGCACGATCGATTTTACCGATTCGTTGCGGGCTGGTACGTCCGCGTTGCTGACCGCGCTGGACCTCGTCACACCTGGGAAAAATATCCTGGTCTGTGCCGGTGACTCGCGTATGGGCGAACCCGATTCGCAACAGGAGCAAACGTTCGGTGATGCCGGTGGTGCGATTTTGGTTGGTACTGAGAACGTCATTGCTGAAGTGGTCGGTACCTACACCATCAGCCAAGAATTTCTTGGTACCTGGCGTACCGAAGAGCAGGATTACTTGAAGTCGTTCCCAGGTGGCTTCGAAACTAAATTTGGTTACAACCGCTTCATTGCCGCTTCGGTCCAAGGTGTACTGAAAAAGTGCAACCTGACGGCAAAAGATCTCGCCAATGCTGCAATCGCCGCACCGAGTCAGCGAGTACTGCAATCGGTGTTGAAAGGTCTCGGCTTGGATGCCAAGTCGCAAGTACAAGATACCTTCTGGAATACCATTGGTGATGCTGGGACAGCGCAACCGCTGGTGTTGTTAGCTGCAGTGCTCGAACGTGCCAAACCTGGTGACCTCATTCTGGCGGTTGGCTATGGTGACGGCGGTGATGCCGCAGTCTTCCGAGTCACTGACGCAATTGCCGGATTTAAGGCGGTCCGTAGTGTCTATTCGCAGATCGAGATCAAACGTACCTTACCATCGTACGGAAAATACGCGCGCTTCCGGAAGTTGATGAAGAAAGATTACACGACCACGGACGTGTCCACGCCGGTCGTGTTGTTGCGCGATCAGAAAGAAATTCTGCCACTGCATGGTGGTAAGTGTCCGAAGTGTGGCACCATCCAATTCCCGATTCATCGTATTTGTATCGAATGTGGCTACCGTGATGGGTTACAAGAGGTGAAGTTACCACGCAAAGGATCGGTTTTTACTTTCACGCATGATTATCTGACCGAGACCCCAGATCCACCGACAACCCACGTTGTGGTTGATCTCGATGGTGGCGGTCGCGTCTATGTCCAACTCACCGATTGCGAACCCGAACGGGTGCAAGTCGGGATGCCGCTGGAATTGACGTTTCGCAAGTATCATGAAGGCTATGGGCTGAAGAATTATTTTTGGAAAGCACGACCGGTGAATAAGTAG
- a CDS encoding four helix bundle protein yields the protein MATIGRFEDVQAWQKARELVREVYKLRSEGPLSRDFGLRDQLCRAAVSSMSNVAEGFARTSDKDFAHFLDVARGSAMEVQSLLYVALDVGYIEKNDFERLYQLGHETSLLIGSFVSYLRCRS from the coding sequence GTGGCAACGATAGGGCGCTTTGAGGACGTGCAAGCGTGGCAAAAAGCTCGGGAGCTTGTACGAGAAGTATACAAATTGCGCTCTGAAGGACCATTGAGTCGGGATTTTGGGCTGAGAGATCAACTTTGTCGTGCGGCTGTTTCCTCTATGAGCAATGTCGCCGAAGGATTTGCCAGAACCAGTGATAAAGATTTCGCGCATTTCCTCGACGTGGCGCGAGGCTCTGCGATGGAAGTGCAATCGCTTCTCTACGTTGCACTTGACGTCGGATATATTGAGAAGAATGATTTTGAACGACTGTACCAATTAGGACATGAGACCTCTCTCCTCATTGGGAGTTTCGTCTCCTATTTAAGGTGTCGTTCTTAA
- a CDS encoding MBL fold metallo-hydrolase: MVKKSCAFLIRWFRCSSRTRIDHYKQEQSMNNWITPENYKTGIEEVAPKVYAYVQAVGELGVSNAGLLLDKDGAMAVDALMVPSMTRRFLAAIKKVTKKPVTRLVNTHHHIDHVGGNSFFGEAEIVSHTFCREELVRTGLPVESLQKRIPRFAAEFPKVKLAVPEVTFEDRMVFHQAGRDVELRHLGPAHTFGDAFVILPKDKVLFAGDLAFYYVTPLAFQGHVGNWIKVADRILQMDVETIVPGHGPIGGKKELREMRTYLALIRREAKKRFDAGMTAEQAARDVKLGVYARWREPERILPNIMRLYQEFRNELDKPIDVIATFDGMRKLRAEWHGHNADEVDTCCA, from the coding sequence ATGGTAAAGAAGAGTTGCGCGTTTCTCATCCGTTGGTTCCGTTGCAGTTCGAGAACCAGGATCGATCACTATAAGCAAGAGCAGTCTATGAACAACTGGATCACTCCCGAAAACTATAAAACCGGCATCGAAGAAGTTGCGCCCAAGGTCTATGCCTATGTGCAAGCCGTTGGCGAACTCGGTGTGAGTAATGCCGGATTGTTACTCGATAAAGACGGAGCGATGGCAGTTGATGCCTTGATGGTGCCGTCGATGACCCGCCGGTTTCTCGCTGCCATCAAAAAAGTCACCAAGAAACCTGTCACTCGCCTTGTGAATACCCATCATCATATTGATCATGTCGGTGGCAACTCCTTCTTTGGTGAAGCAGAGATTGTCAGTCATACCTTCTGCCGTGAAGAGCTGGTGCGCACCGGGTTACCGGTTGAATCTCTCCAGAAACGGATTCCTCGTTTTGCTGCAGAGTTCCCGAAGGTCAAACTGGCAGTGCCAGAGGTGACGTTTGAAGACCGCATGGTCTTCCATCAAGCTGGGCGCGATGTTGAATTGCGACATCTTGGGCCAGCCCACACCTTTGGTGATGCGTTTGTCATCTTGCCAAAAGACAAAGTGCTGTTTGCTGGTGATCTCGCTTTCTACTATGTGACTCCGTTGGCTTTCCAAGGACATGTCGGTAACTGGATTAAGGTTGCCGACCGCATTCTGCAAATGGATGTCGAGACTATTGTCCCCGGACACGGTCCAATTGGCGGGAAAAAAGAACTGCGGGAGATGCGTACATACTTGGCGTTGATCCGACGGGAAGCCAAGAAACGTTTTGATGCGGGAATGACCGCAGAGCAAGCTGCACGCGATGTGAAGTTAGGAGTGTACGCACGCTGGCGTGAACCCGAGCGCATTCTGCCCAACATCATGCGGCTCTATCAAGAGTTCCGTAACGAACTTGATAAACCTATCGACGTCATTGCGACGTTTGACGGCATGCGCAAGCTCCGTGCGGAATGGCATGGTCACAATGCAGACGAAGTTGACACATGCTGTGCGTAA
- a CDS encoding alpha/beta fold hydrolase — protein sequence MDTTIDGVRLHYALEGQGSDLILIHGLGGSLHDWDAITPVVAKHHRVLRWDVRGFGESDKPAGPYSPQLFARDLAGLCRAVGISNAHVAGISMGGVIAQRFVLDFPDLVRSLTLMSTSSEVGEQAQKGWLKLADNVEQRGFSTNPEAAARAFSPGFAKANANQLAVMAERTAKNTPHAYAAAARAVGTYNWTTELGRIDVPTLILQGLEDVLTPPGGSVKLSRGISRSRLLMIPECGHGMTMEKPEVVTNALLAFVAGLELRQP from the coding sequence ATGGATACAACAATTGACGGTGTACGACTGCATTATGCCCTTGAGGGACAAGGGTCAGACCTCATTTTGATTCACGGGCTTGGTGGTAGCTTACACGATTGGGATGCTATTACGCCCGTTGTGGCAAAACATCACCGTGTCTTGCGTTGGGATGTGCGCGGCTTTGGCGAGTCTGATAAGCCCGCTGGCCCCTATTCTCCGCAACTCTTTGCCCGAGATCTTGCTGGCCTGTGTCGCGCCGTCGGGATCTCGAATGCCCACGTCGCTGGCATTTCTATGGGTGGTGTCATTGCCCAGCGGTTTGTGCTCGATTTCCCTGACCTGGTACGGTCCCTCACGCTGATGAGCACTTCTAGTGAGGTTGGCGAGCAGGCGCAAAAAGGGTGGCTGAAGCTGGCCGATAATGTCGAGCAGCGAGGGTTCTCTACGAATCCTGAGGCGGCGGCGCGTGCGTTTTCTCCAGGCTTTGCCAAAGCGAACGCGAACCAACTGGCAGTGATGGCTGAACGAACTGCGAAGAATACCCCACATGCCTATGCTGCCGCAGCCCGTGCGGTTGGGACATATAATTGGACGACTGAGCTGGGTCGCATTGACGTACCAACGTTGATTCTGCAAGGTTTGGAGGATGTCCTCACGCCTCCTGGCGGTTCGGTCAAGCTCAGCCGAGGGATCTCCCGTTCTCGGCTGCTGATGATACCTGAATGCGGTCACGGCATGACGATGGAGAAGCCAGAAGTCGTGACGAACGCGTTGCTCGCTTTCGTTGCTGGCTTGGAATTGCGCCAGCCATAA